The Microcoleus sp. FACHB-68 genome includes a region encoding these proteins:
- a CDS encoding caspase family protein: MSRHALVVGINQYTYLGNLEKPENDAEAIAQKLTLYGHFDTIIRLPEKNGKIDPDREVKANELRDAIQNLFKPASGTPPETALLFFAGHGLLNPSYSHPYGFLAASDSDGDSAWGVELAWLQDILQDPLAARQQIVWLDCCHSGCLTDQKTVLKLNEKALKKADPGNLDKGRSRCFLAACLSDQNAFGEVRGNHGVFTGTLLRELDRLRETEGQVTNYTLTAAIQSLKGQSQQPLSLNEDEILIIPPTIQRPSGQRVLAVCPYKGLEYFTQKDAKYFYGRENLTTQLLEAVYTSSFLSISGVSGSGKSSVVRAGLLHRLKTGESGYPNTDKWHIYEPFTPGKNPIQNLETLVGTKAEQLKNLILASPAPRVLLVVDQFEELLTQCEDVAQQQQFINCLLDAVEQTGNKLRLVLVMRYDFSGKWAEVSSRFAAKNAENQIFVKEMTTQELAEAIQKPADRVNLGIESGLVTQIIKDVQNLQGNLPLLEYALTELWQHWKQQETLNLLRRTTYDSLGGVAGALEKRANHFFETQLSEPEREVAKRMFLQLTHIAAESAFDTRRQVPKTELIALDSLAEPVLEKLEKEKLVIPLENGGVQFIHETLIRNWSVLRDWVEKNREASIKIRPIEEAAKEWEARGKPADLLLRGVKLAEAESFLQTYADTVPLLNLASAFIQASQAERDRLAKEAEESRRRELRRARRTTAGAMAALFVVSGVAFFANIQRQEAVKQATIATLREKAARSDKLRSVQPVESLVLAIQATGDSQAKLQHVLSPVQSSLLAGIQIPAEQNRFQGHQIAVTSVAFSPDGESIVSGSQDETVRLWNRKGEAIGTPFVGHQSRVASVAFSPDGEFIVSGSDDETVRLWNRKGQAIGTSFVGHRGGVTSVAFSPDGEYIVSGSQDKTVRLWNRKGQAIGTPFIGHQDSVTSVAFSPDGEFIVSGSSDNTVRLWNRKGQAIGTPFVGHQFEVFSVAFSPDGESIVSGSLDKTVRLWNRKGEPIGTPFVGHQSLVTSVAFSPDGEYIVSGSFDNTVRLWNRKGQAIGTPFVGHQNPVTSVAFSPDGESIVSGSLDETVRLWNRKGQAIGTSFVGHQNPVTSVAFSPDGEYIVSGSQDKTVRLWNRKGQAIGTPFIGHQDSVTSVAFSPDGEYIVSGSSDNTVRLWNRKGQAIGTPFVGHQSPVNSVAFSPDGEYIVSGSEDKTVRLWNRKGETIGTPFVGHQSPVRSVAFSPDGEFIVSGNWDKTVRLWNRKGEPIGTPFVGHQSEVASVAFSPDGEYIVSGSSDNTVRLWNRKGEAIGTPFVGHQNPVNSVAFSPDGEYIVSGSLDDTVRLWNRKGEAIGTPFVGHVESVFSVAFSPDGESIVSGSQYGTMRLWPVGWQALLPIACNRLRDHPVLQNPETEEAKGAKATCEKYVWSKEDQNKNTTSAPD, translated from the coding sequence ATGAGCCGACACGCTTTGGTGGTGGGAATTAATCAATATACCTATTTAGGAAACCTCGAAAAACCGGAAAACGATGCGGAAGCAATCGCTCAAAAGCTAACCCTGTATGGTCATTTTGACACCATTATACGACTGCCAGAAAAGAATGGGAAGATCGATCCAGACAGGGAAGTGAAGGCAAATGAACTGAGAGACGCGATCCAAAATTTGTTCAAACCGGCATCGGGAACCCCACCAGAGACAGCATTGCTATTTTTCGCCGGCCACGGTTTGCTAAACCCCAGCTACAGCCATCCATATGGCTTTTTAGCAGCGAGTGATAGTGACGGTGATTCAGCCTGGGGTGTCGAGCTTGCATGGTTGCAGGACATATTACAAGACCCTCTTGCTGCGCGGCAGCAGATTGTCTGGCTAGATTGCTGCCATAGTGGGTGCTTGACTGATCAGAAAACGGTTCTAAAACTCAATGAAAAAGCTCTGAAAAAAGCCGATCCGGGTAATTTGGATAAAGGGCGTTCTCGGTGCTTCCTTGCAGCTTGCCTGTCTGACCAAAATGCCTTTGGAGAAGTGAGGGGCAATCACGGTGTTTTCACCGGCACATTACTCCGCGAACTAGATCGGCTGCGAGAAACTGAAGGACAGGTAACAAATTATACCCTCACCGCTGCGATTCAAAGCTTGAAAGGGCAATCGCAGCAGCCTCTTTCCTTGAATGAGGATGAGATTTTGATCATTCCTCCGACGATCCAGCGTCCTTCTGGTCAGAGAGTTTTAGCCGTATGTCCTTACAAAGGGTTGGAATATTTTACGCAGAAAGATGCCAAATATTTTTATGGACGGGAAAATCTGACGACTCAATTACTTGAAGCTGTTTATACCAGTAGTTTTCTTTCAATTTCAGGAGTCTCTGGCAGTGGTAAATCCTCCGTTGTTAGAGCCGGCCTACTGCATCGGCTCAAAACTGGGGAGTCAGGCTATCCGAATACTGATAAATGGCACATTTATGAGCCGTTTACACCGGGTAAAAATCCGATTCAAAATTTAGAAACCCTAGTCGGAACAAAAGCTGAACAATTAAAGAATTTAATTTTGGCAAGTCCAGCGCCGCGAGTGCTGCTGGTGGTCGATCAATTTGAGGAATTGTTGACTCAATGTGAAGATGTTGCTCAACAGCAGCAGTTTATCAATTGTCTGCTCGATGCAGTCGAACAAACCGGCAATAAACTTCGGTTGGTTTTGGTTATGCGCTATGACTTTTCAGGGAAGTGGGCTGAGGTTTCTTCGCGCTTCGCCGCCAAAAATGCTGAGAATCAAATCTTTGTCAAGGAAATGACGACTCAGGAATTAGCAGAGGCGATTCAGAAGCCGGCAGATCGAGTGAATTTGGGAATCGAATCTGGCTTAGTCACCCAAATCATCAAGGATGTGCAGAACTTGCAGGGAAATTTACCCCTGTTGGAGTATGCCCTCACAGAATTGTGGCAACACTGGAAACAGCAGGAGACTTTAAATTTATTGCGGCGCACAACCTATGACAGCCTAGGAGGTGTAGCGGGGGCGCTGGAAAAACGAGCCAATCATTTTTTTGAAACCCAGCTTTCTGAACCCGAACGGGAAGTTGCCAAGCGGATGTTTTTGCAGCTAACGCATATCGCTGCTGAGAGTGCTTTCGACACCCGCCGGCAAGTACCTAAAACAGAATTAATTGCCTTGGACTCGCTAGCAGAGCCGGTACTGGAAAAGTTGGAAAAGGAAAAGTTAGTGATTCCCCTGGAAAATGGGGGAGTGCAGTTTATTCACGAGACGCTAATTCGCAATTGGTCGGTGTTGCGCGATTGGGTGGAGAAAAACCGAGAAGCATCGATTAAAATTCGACCGATTGAGGAAGCAGCGAAAGAGTGGGAAGCGAGAGGGAAGCCGGCAGATTTGTTGCTGCGGGGTGTAAAGTTGGCGGAGGCGGAAAGTTTTCTGCAAACATACGCGGATACCGTGCCTTTGTTGAATCTGGCTTCAGCGTTTATCCAAGCAAGTCAAGCAGAACGCGATCGCCTTGCCAAAGAAGCAGAAGAAAGCCGGCGGCGAGAATTGAGAAGGGCGAGGAGAACGACGGCAGGGGCGATGGCGGCTTTATTCGTGGTGAGTGGCGTTGCGTTTTTTGCCAATATTCAACGGCAGGAAGCGGTCAAGCAAGCCACGATTGCCACCCTGCGGGAAAAAGCTGCCCGTTCGGATAAACTGCGGTCTGTGCAGCCGGTGGAATCGCTGGTGCTGGCAATTCAGGCAACGGGTGATAGTCAAGCGAAATTGCAGCACGTACTCTCACCCGTTCAGTCGAGTTTGCTGGCAGGGATTCAAATCCCCGCCGAACAAAATCGCTTCCAAGGGCATCAGATTGCGGTCACTTCAGTCGCCTTTAGCCCGGATGGAGAATCCATCGTCTCCGGCAGTCAAGACGAAACAGTGCGATTGTGGAACCGCAAAGGTGAAGCGATTGGCACTCCCTTTGTCGGGCATCAGAGTAGGGTCGCTTCAGTCGCCTTTAGCCCGGATGGAGAATTTATCGTCTCTGGCAGTGACGACGAAACAGTGCGATTGTGGAACCGCAAAGGCCAAGCGATTGGTACTTCCTTTGTCGGGCATCGGGGTGGGGTCACTTCAGTCGCCTTTAGCCCAGATGGAGAATACATCGTCTCCGGCAGTCAAGACAAAACAGTGCGATTGTGGAACCGCAAAGGCCAAGCGATTGGCACCCCCTTTATTGGGCATCAGGATTCGGTCACTTCAGTCGCCTTTAGCCCGGATGGAGAATTTATCGTCTCTGGCAGTTCTGACAACACAGTGCGATTGTGGAACCGCAAAGGCCAAGCAATTGGCACCCCCTTTGTCGGGCATCAATTTGAGGTCTTTTCCGTCGCCTTTAGCCCGGATGGAGAATCCATCGTCTCCGGCAGTTTGGACAAAACAGTGAGGTTGTGGAACCGCAAAGGTGAACCCATTGGCACTCCCTTTGTCGGGCATCAGAGTCTGGTTACTTCAGTCGCCTTTAGCCCGGATGGAGAATACATCGTCTCCGGCAGTTTTGACAACACAGTGCGATTGTGGAACCGCAAAGGCCAAGCAATTGGCACTCCCTTTGTCGGGCATCAGAATCCGGTCACTTCAGTCGCCTTTAGCCCGGATGGAGAATCCATCGTCTCCGGCAGTTTGGACGAAACAGTGCGATTGTGGAACCGCAAAGGCCAAGCGATTGGTACTTCCTTTGTCGGGCATCAGAATCCGGTCACTTCAGTCGCCTTTAGCCCAGATGGAGAATACATCGTCTCCGGCAGTCAAGACAAAACAGTGCGATTGTGGAACCGCAAAGGCCAAGCGATTGGCACCCCCTTTATTGGGCATCAGGATTCGGTCACTTCAGTCGCCTTTAGCCCGGATGGAGAATACATCGTCTCCGGCAGTTCTGACAACACAGTGCGATTGTGGAACCGCAAAGGCCAAGCAATTGGCACCCCCTTTGTCGGGCATCAGAGTCCGGTCAATTCAGTCGCCTTTAGCCCGGATGGAGAATACATCGTCTCTGGCAGTGAAGACAAAACAGTGAGGTTGTGGAACCGCAAAGGCGAAACAATTGGCACCCCCTTTGTTGGGCATCAGAGTCCGGTTCGGTCAGTCGCCTTTAGCCCGGATGGAGAATTTATCGTCTCCGGCAATTGGGACAAAACAGTGAGGTTGTGGAACCGCAAAGGTGAACCCATTGGCACTCCCTTTGTCGGGCATCAGAGTGAGGTCGCTTCAGTCGCCTTTAGCCCGGATGGAGAATACATCGTCTCCGGCAGTTCTGACAACACAGTGCGATTGTGGAACCGCAAAGGTGAAGCGATTGGCACTCCCTTTGTCGGGCATCAGAATCCGGTCAATTCAGTCGCCTTTAGCCCGGATGGAGAATACATCGTCTCCGGCAGTTTGGACGACACAGTGCGGTTGTGGAACCGCAAAGGCGAAGCAATTGGCACCCCCTTTGTCGGGCATGTGGAGTCGGTCTTTTCCGTCGCCTTTAGCCCGGATGGAGAATCCATCGTCTCCGGCAGTCAGTACGGCACAATGCGGTTGTGGCCAGTTGGCTGGCAAGCTTTGCTGCCAATAGCGTGCAACCGGCTGCGCGATCACCCTGTTTTGCAAAACCCTGAAACAGAGGAAGCGAAGGGAGCAAAAGCAACTTGTGAAAAATACGTTTGGTCTAAAGAAGATCAAAATAAAAATACCACTTCTGCACCCGATTGA
- a CDS encoding PDZ domain-containing protein, which yields MLTLTPARQQEINQDSKSGIRITTGQGVLISSVGADSPTALAGLRAGDIILKINNQPLLKQETLLKIIQNSFVGSTLQIELNRNGQMLNLAVRVGRLPDFSKP from the coding sequence ATGCTGACGCTGACACCGGCACGTCAACAAGAGATTAACCAAGATTCAAAGAGTGGCATTCGCATCACAACCGGCCAAGGTGTTTTAATTTCCAGTGTTGGTGCTGATTCGCCGACAGCTTTAGCAGGACTGCGGGCCGGAGATATCATTTTGAAGATAAATAATCAGCCTCTTCTGAAACAAGAAACCCTGCTAAAGATCATTCAAAATAGCTTTGTTGGTAGCACATTGCAAATCGAATTAAATCGCAACGGTCAAATGCTGAATCTTGCGGTGCGAGTTGGAAGGCTGCCGGATTTCTCTAAGCCGTAA
- the menD gene encoding 2-succinyl-5-enolpyruvyl-6-hydroxy-3-cyclohexene-1-carboxylic-acid synthase — protein MIDFRNTNTVWASILVETLHRLGLTTAIICPGSRSTPLAIAFAQHQQIEAIPVLDERSAGFFALGIAKKLGLPVVLVCTSGTAGANFYPAVIEAKESRLPLLILTADRPAQLRDCHSGQTIDQVKLYGHYPNWQAELATPSLELGMLNYLRQTVIQAWERAIFPAAGAVHLNLPFRDPLAPILQPEAEALKSQFQPEIFFANFPSLPSIQNYPLSIQHSALSTFKQWQECDRGIIIAGTAQPQQPKEYCEAIAQLSKFLKWPVLAEGLSPLRNYAAINPYLISTYDLILRNRQLAEQLQPAMVIQIGELPTSKELRTWLETIQPCRWVIDSSHHNLDPLHGRTIHLHTSVENVAAILPVTHENVESLQEGEYLKLWCDTEVKVRATVDKEIGEIEDLIEPKAAWLLSQVLPPATPLFIANSMPVRDIEFLWKPNNSGIQPYFNRGANGIDGTLSTALGMAHRNQSSVMLTGDLALLHDTNGFLLNNHFVGHLTIILINNNGGGIFEMLPISKFDPPFESFFATPQNIDFSRICCTYNVEYELIVSWLQLQERLRFLPEKGVRLLEVRTSRKADAKWRQDHLGQFSAFV, from the coding sequence ATGATTGACTTCCGTAACACAAACACCGTCTGGGCTTCCATCTTAGTAGAGACACTTCACCGGCTCGGATTAACCACAGCCATCATTTGCCCCGGTTCGCGCTCAACGCCTCTCGCAATTGCCTTCGCGCAACATCAACAAATCGAAGCCATTCCCGTTCTTGATGAACGATCAGCCGGCTTCTTTGCTTTAGGAATCGCTAAAAAATTAGGATTGCCAGTCGTGCTTGTTTGCACATCTGGGACTGCCGGCGCTAATTTTTACCCCGCTGTTATCGAAGCCAAAGAAAGCCGATTACCCTTATTAATTTTAACCGCAGATCGGCCTGCTCAATTGCGAGATTGTCATTCAGGACAGACAATTGATCAGGTAAAACTATACGGTCATTATCCGAACTGGCAAGCAGAGTTAGCCACTCCTTCCTTAGAATTAGGAATGCTGAATTACTTGCGACAAACAGTGATTCAGGCTTGGGAAAGAGCGATTTTTCCGGCTGCCGGCGCGGTTCATCTAAATCTTCCCTTTCGCGATCCGCTTGCGCCAATTTTACAACCCGAAGCTGAAGCATTAAAATCTCAATTCCAGCCTGAAATCTTCTTTGCTAACTTTCCCTCATTACCAAGCATTCAAAATTATCCACTCAGCATTCAGCATTCAGCACTCAGCACTTTCAAACAGTGGCAGGAATGCGACAGAGGGATTATTATTGCCGGCACCGCACAACCCCAGCAGCCGAAAGAATATTGTGAGGCAATCGCGCAGCTTTCTAAGTTCTTAAAATGGCCGGTTCTTGCTGAGGGACTATCACCTTTGAGAAATTATGCTGCAATTAATCCTTATTTGATTTCAACTTATGATTTAATTTTGAGAAACCGGCAGCTAGCAGAACAATTGCAGCCGGCAATGGTGATTCAGATCGGTGAGTTACCCACCAGTAAAGAATTGCGGACTTGGTTAGAAACGATTCAACCCTGCCGGTGGGTGATAGATTCTAGTCACCACAACCTTGATCCGTTGCACGGTAGAACCATTCACCTACATACATCTGTAGAAAATGTTGCCGCTATTCTCCCTGTCACCCATGAAAATGTTGAGTCTTTACAGGAAGGCGAATATCTTAAACTTTGGTGTGATACTGAAGTTAAAGTTAGAGCAACTGTTGATAAAGAGATAGGGGAAATAGAAGATTTAATCGAACCGAAAGCGGCTTGGTTACTGTCTCAAGTTTTGCCGCCGGCAACGCCTTTGTTCATTGCCAACAGTATGCCGGTGCGGGATATTGAATTTCTCTGGAAACCTAATAATTCGGGAATTCAGCCTTATTTCAATCGCGGTGCTAATGGTATTGATGGCACATTGTCCACTGCGTTGGGTATGGCACATCGCAATCAAAGCAGTGTGATGCTAACTGGTGATTTGGCTTTATTGCATGATACGAATGGTTTTTTGTTAAATAATCATTTTGTTGGGCATTTGACAATTATTTTAATTAATAATAATGGAGGTGGCATTTTTGAAATGTTGCCGATTTCTAAGTTTGATCCTCCTTTTGAATCGTTTTTTGCAACTCCGCAAAATATTGATTTTTCTCGAATTTGCTGTACCTATAATGTAGAGTACGAATTAATTGTGTCGTGGTTACAGTTACAGGAACGATTAAGGTTTTTACCCGAAAAAGGGGTTCGATTGTTAGAAGTTAGGACAAGTCGAAAGGCTGATGCGAAGTGGCGGCAGGATCATTTAGGTCAATTTTCAGCTTTTGTTTGA
- a CDS encoding M28 family peptidase yields the protein MRKRIWLGLLMILAVATVTGWNWYSQQMQSAPPAEVTAAGESRSWGQNGNDTIANITSKAAAESPVNAPAVPEEQLLSHIKALDFERYTQYDRQRVRDYISQSLTAWGWTPQLQEFDAGINLWAQRAGTDKDAGAILVAAHYDTVPGSPGADDNATGVATVLEVARLLGARKTPRALWVAFFDEEELGLRGSLAFNAGNLPLIDLRGVIVMDMIGFACHTSGCQQYPKGLPIAPPGDKGDFLAVVGDTEHLPLLKTFEKSANPHVPPVVTLPVPLKGMMIPDVLRSDHAPFWYSGIGAVLVTDTANLRTPHYHQASDQLATLDRDFFTGSAQLVVNATTGLLESTESLASAPAAGSSN from the coding sequence ATGAGAAAACGAATTTGGTTAGGACTATTGATGATTTTGGCCGTTGCAACCGTCACCGGCTGGAATTGGTATTCTCAGCAGATGCAATCAGCGCCGCCGGCAGAGGTGACAGCAGCCGGGGAAAGCCGATCATGGGGGCAGAATGGTAATGACACAATCGCAAATATCACCAGCAAAGCCGCTGCAGAGTCACCAGTTAACGCGCCGGCTGTCCCTGAAGAACAGTTGCTCTCACATATTAAAGCGTTAGATTTTGAACGTTATACACAGTATGACCGGCAGCGCGTTAGAGACTATATTTCCCAATCTCTCACAGCATGGGGATGGACGCCCCAGTTACAAGAATTTGACGCAGGGATAAATTTGTGGGCGCAACGTGCGGGAACGGATAAAGATGCCGGTGCAATTTTGGTGGCAGCGCATTACGACACGGTTCCCGGTTCTCCCGGCGCAGATGATAATGCAACGGGTGTGGCGACGGTGTTAGAAGTTGCCCGGTTGTTGGGTGCTCGCAAAACCCCACGCGCCTTATGGGTAGCATTTTTTGATGAGGAAGAGTTGGGGTTGCGGGGAAGTCTTGCTTTTAATGCCGGCAACTTGCCCTTAATAGACTTACGCGGCGTGATTGTGATGGATATGATTGGTTTTGCCTGTCATACATCTGGATGCCAGCAGTACCCCAAGGGGCTGCCGATCGCACCACCGGGCGATAAGGGAGATTTTCTGGCGGTGGTAGGCGATACGGAACACTTGCCGCTACTCAAAACTTTTGAGAAAAGTGCAAATCCTCATGTGCCCCCAGTTGTAACGCTGCCGGTGCCGCTTAAAGGGATGATGATACCAGACGTGCTGCGGAGTGATCATGCGCCTTTTTGGTATAGCGGTATTGGTGCAGTATTGGTGACGGATACGGCAAATTTGCGAACCCCTCACTATCACCAAGCCAGTGATCAGTTGGCTACGTTGGATCGGGATTTCTTCACCGGCAGTGCTCAGCTAGTGGTGAATGCAACAACTGGACTGTTAGAAAGTACAGAAAGTTTGGCAAGTGCGCCGGCTGCCGGTTCTTCAAATTAG
- the ftsH2 gene encoding ATP-dependent zinc metalloprotease FtsH2 has protein sequence MKSSWRIILLWALPALVIGFFLWQGVFASTAIDTGRNAANTRMTYGRFLEYLDADRVTKVDLYDGGRTAIVDAIDPDLDNRTQHLRVDLPANAPQLIARLRESDIDFDTHPIRNDGAVWGLLGNLVFPILLMAGLFFLFRRSNNVPGGPGQAMNFGKSRARFQMEAKTGVMFDDVAGIEEAKEELQEVVTFLKKPERFTAVGAKIPKGVLLIGPPGTGKTMLAKAIAGEAGVPFFSISGSEFVEMFVGVGASRVRDLFKKAKENAPCIIFIDEIDAVGRQRGAGIGGGNDEREQTLNQLLTEMDGFEGNTGIIIIAATNRPDVLDSALLRPGRFDRQVSVDTPDIKGRLEILNVHARNKKLATEVSLDAIARRTPGFTGADLANLLNEAAILTARRRKEAITMLEIDDAVDRVVAGMEGTPLVDSKSKRLIAYHEIGHAIIGTVLKDHDPVQKVTLVPRGQARGLTWFMPGEDQSLVSRSQLKARITGALGGRAAEEVIFGDSEITTGAGNDLQQVTGMARQMVTRFGMSELGPLALESQQSEVFLGRDFTARSEYSEEIASRIDVQVRSIVDKCYQDAKRIMRENRVVIDRLVELLVEKETIEGEEFRQIVAEYTEVPEKEQYVPQL, from the coding sequence ATGAAATCTTCTTGGAGAATCATCTTATTGTGGGCGTTGCCGGCTTTAGTGATTGGTTTCTTCCTGTGGCAAGGGGTTTTTGCCTCTACGGCCATCGATACGGGTAGAAACGCGGCTAACACCCGTATGACTTACGGACGCTTTTTAGAATACTTGGATGCAGATCGTGTAACTAAAGTGGATCTGTACGATGGTGGCCGCACGGCGATCGTCGATGCGATCGATCCGGATTTGGACAACCGAACTCAACATTTGCGGGTCGATCTACCGGCTAATGCGCCACAATTAATCGCCCGACTCAGAGAAAGCGATATCGACTTTGACACCCACCCGATTCGCAACGATGGCGCAGTTTGGGGACTTTTGGGTAATTTAGTCTTTCCCATTCTGTTAATGGCCGGCCTATTTTTCCTCTTCCGCCGCTCAAATAATGTCCCCGGTGGGCCAGGACAGGCGATGAATTTTGGCAAATCACGGGCGCGGTTCCAGATGGAAGCGAAAACCGGCGTGATGTTCGATGATGTGGCCGGCATTGAAGAAGCCAAAGAAGAACTCCAAGAAGTTGTGACCTTTTTGAAGAAGCCAGAACGCTTCACAGCCGTTGGCGCAAAGATTCCTAAAGGTGTGCTGTTAATTGGGCCTCCCGGAACCGGCAAAACCATGCTAGCCAAGGCAATTGCTGGGGAAGCCGGTGTGCCGTTCTTCAGCATCTCCGGTTCAGAATTTGTGGAAATGTTCGTTGGCGTGGGTGCTTCCCGCGTCCGCGACTTGTTTAAAAAAGCGAAAGAAAACGCCCCTTGTATCATCTTTATTGATGAAATTGACGCAGTAGGCCGGCAACGGGGTGCAGGAATTGGGGGTGGCAACGATGAACGCGAACAAACCCTCAACCAGTTGCTCACAGAAATGGACGGGTTTGAAGGCAACACCGGCATTATTATTATTGCCGCAACGAACCGTCCTGACGTGCTCGATTCTGCCTTACTACGTCCAGGCCGGTTTGACCGGCAGGTATCGGTAGACACCCCGGATATTAAAGGCCGGTTGGAAATTCTCAACGTTCACGCCCGCAACAAGAAACTCGCAACCGAAGTTTCCCTCGATGCGATCGCTCGTCGGACTCCTGGTTTCACCGGCGCTGACTTGGCAAACTTGCTTAACGAAGCTGCTATCTTGACCGCACGCCGGCGCAAAGAAGCGATTACCATGTTGGAAATTGATGATGCCGTAGACCGGGTGGTTGCCGGTATGGAAGGCACTCCCTTGGTAGACAGCAAGAGCAAACGGTTGATTGCTTATCATGAAATCGGTCATGCGATCATCGGCACAGTGCTTAAAGATCATGATCCGGTTCAAAAAGTTACTTTGGTTCCTCGCGGTCAAGCCCGTGGTTTAACCTGGTTTATGCCCGGAGAAGACCAAAGTTTAGTATCTCGTTCTCAGCTAAAAGCCCGGATCACCGGCGCTTTGGGCGGACGTGCTGCGGAAGAAGTGATTTTTGGCGATTCTGAAATAACGACAGGTGCCGGTAACGACTTGCAACAAGTGACCGGCATGGCGCGTCAAATGGTGACTCGCTTCGGGATGTCGGAACTAGGACCCTTGGCTTTAGAAAGTCAACAAAGCGAAGTTTTCTTAGGCCGCGACTTTACAGCCCGTTCAGAATATTCTGAAGAAATTGCCTCCCGCATTGATGTTCAAGTCCGCTCGATTGTAGATAAATGCTACCAAGATGCGAAGCGGATTATGCGGGAAAACCGAGTTGTCATTGACCGGCTTGTAGAGTTGTTAGTTGAAAAAGAAACCATTGAAGGCGAAGAATTCCGGCAAATTGTTGCTGAGTACACAGAGGTTCCTGAAAAAGAACAGTATGTGCCGCAACTCTAG
- a CDS encoding isochorismate synthase, whose product MPVIPHPAHLFQDSKALYQFLFACQQKSIEKNQTQIVSISLEVPPLDPLAVLHEINQPDKIHFYFEKGRAREAIRPILRDGKFTANGDAIAAIDAALHFTAEGPNRFSRAQEFIRTCLTNTITAGALHLPFAGPHFFCSFTFFERNRPEDSSFPAATVFLPRWQVARRNNRCVIVANLALDAKANLKTLSAHLHNQLQKIIILTNYELVDCYDKNGNFIEQSIKHEDRFKNSVVAALNSIQSEQFNKIVLAHTIDVISKTPLNLIHSLNKLRKNHPDCYIFSTGNGKGQNFIGASPERLGSIQNNVLATDALAGSAPRGKTAAEDANLANALLNSEKERREHQVVLDFIVQRLSRLGLKPKLSPPARLLQLSNIQHLWTPIQAQVPADVSLLDIVAELHPTPAVAGAPRDIACEEIRRYETFERSLYAAPLGWIDHQGNGEFIVGIRSATIEGNRAKLYAGAGIVSGSDPEKELSEIKLKLQALLKALI is encoded by the coding sequence ATGCCAGTCATACCGCATCCCGCTCATCTGTTTCAAGACTCCAAGGCTCTGTATCAGTTCCTTTTTGCTTGTCAGCAGAAATCCATTGAGAAAAATCAGACACAAATTGTTAGTATTTCCCTGGAAGTCCCACCCCTTGATCCCCTGGCAGTTCTTCACGAGATTAATCAACCAGACAAAATTCATTTTTACTTTGAGAAAGGGCGGGCGCGAGAAGCCATTCGCCCAATTTTGCGCGACGGGAAATTCACTGCCAATGGCGATGCCATTGCAGCCATCGACGCAGCCCTGCATTTTACCGCAGAAGGGCCAAATCGATTTTCCCGCGCTCAAGAATTTATTCGCACTTGCTTAACGAACACGATTACTGCCGGTGCGCTACACTTGCCTTTTGCTGGGCCTCACTTCTTTTGTAGCTTCACATTTTTCGAGCGCAACCGGCCTGAAGATTCCTCTTTCCCCGCTGCAACTGTGTTTTTACCGCGCTGGCAAGTTGCCCGCCGCAACAATCGCTGCGTAATTGTGGCAAATTTAGCGTTGGATGCCAAGGCGAATTTAAAAACATTATCGGCTCACTTACACAACCAATTGCAAAAGATTATTATTTTAACAAACTATGAATTGGTTGACTGTTATGATAAAAACGGAAATTTCATAGAACAATCTATCAAGCATGAAGATCGCTTCAAAAATTCGGTTGTGGCGGCTTTAAATTCGATTCAAAGCGAGCAGTTTAATAAAATTGTTCTGGCTCATACCATTGATGTCATTTCAAAAACCCCGCTGAATTTGATTCATTCTCTGAATAAGTTGCGAAAAAATCACCCAGATTGCTATATTTTTTCCACCGGCAATGGAAAAGGTCAAAACTTCATCGGAGCCAGTCCAGAACGCTTAGGAAGTATTCAGAATAACGTCCTAGCAACAGACGCCTTAGCCGGCTCAGCGCCACGAGGCAAAACCGCAGCAGAAGATGCTAACTTAGCAAACGCTTTACTCAACAGCGAAAAAGAGCGACGCGAACATCAAGTCGTGTTAGATTTTATCGTTCAGCGCCTGTCTCGCCTTGGATTAAAACCCAAGCTGTCACCACCGGCACGCCTGTTGCAACTTTCCAATATTCAGCATTTATGGACACCTATCCAAGCGCAAGTGCCGGCGGATGTTTCTCTGCTCGATATTGTCGCCGAACTCCATCCCACCCCAGCCGTTGCCGGTGCACCCAGAGATATTGCCTGCGAAGAAATTCGCCGCTATGAAACCTTTGAGCGTTCCCTCTACGCCGCCCCCTTAGGCTGGATAGATCATCAAGGCAACGGTGAATTTATCGTCGGTATTCGCTCAGCCACAATAGAAGGCAATCGCGCCAAACTTTATGCCGGTGCCGGCATTGTTTCTGGTTCAGATCCAGAGAAAGAACTGAGTGAAATTAAATTAAAACTTCAAGCGCTTTTAAAAGCATTGATTTAG